A segment of the Synechococcus sp. CBW1002 genome:
TCTCCCATCAACTGCCTACGGCAGGAGGAATGGGATGACAACAGACAAGCCGCTACCGATTACCAAGGTGATGGTCTGGAAGGCCTATCAACAGGTGAAACGGAACGGACAGGCGGCCGGTGTGGATGGCCAAAGCCTGGACGACTTCAACAAGGATCTGGAGAATAATCTCTACAAACTCTGGAATCGGATGGCATCAGGAAGTTATCTTCCGCCACCAGTTCGGCGTGTGGAGATTCCCAAATCCGGTGGAGGCGTCAGGCCGCTGGGTATCCCGACGGTTGCTGATCGCATCGCACAGATGGTGGTCAAGCAGGTGCTGGAGCCAGAGCTGGAGCTGATCTTTGATCAGGATTCCTACGGCTACAGACCGGGCAAGTCAGCGCATCAGGCAGTAGAGGTCTGCCGTCAGCGCTGCTGGAGGTCCAACTGGGTTCTCGATCTCGACATCAAGGGGTTTTTCGATGCTATCGATCACGACCTGTTGATGCGCGCGATCAAGGCCCATACCTCCGAGCGCTGGGTGGTGCTCTACCTGCAACGATGGCTGCAGGCACCGGTTCTGTTGCCGGATGGCACGCTCCATCCCAGGGACCGGGGCACACCGCAAGGTGGTGTCATCAGTCCACTGCTGGCCAATCTGTTCCTGCACTATGCGTTTGATGTGTGGATGCGCCGGAGCCACCCGGCCATTGCCTTTGAGCGCTATGCAGATGATGTGATCTGTCATTGCCACAGCGAGAAGGAAGCTCGGCGGTTGCTGGAGGCATTGCAGGATCGCTTTGCGTCCTGTGGCCTCCAGCTTCATCCCCAGAAGACCCAGGTGGTCTACTGCAGGGATAGCAACCGCCGGGCACCGCTTGCTGATGTCACGTTCACGTTTCTTGGTTTCGCGTTTCGGCCACGTGTGTCTCGCAATTCTCGCGGAGTCATCTACACAGGCTTTTTGCCGGCAGTGAGTCCGCAGGCTCTCCAGCGTATGCGGGAGAGGATTAGGTCGATAGGGCTTCCATCGCTCGTGTATCTGTCGCTTGAGGAGATCGCTAAAGTGCTGAATCCAGTGATTCGTGGCTGGATTCAGTACTACGGTCGTTTCTATAGGACAGAACTGATCAGGAAGTTGTATCGCTACCTGGATGACAGAATTGCAGCCTGGTTACGGCAGAAGTACAAAAGGCTGCGGGGTCGTCGGCTCCAAAGCTGGCGAGTACTTGCCAGGATCAGGTCTGGACATCGTGATCTGTTCGCGCACTGGCGTCGAGTCAGTGAAGTGGCATGTGGATGATGGGAGCCGTATGACGCGAGAGTGTCACGTACGGTTCTGTGAGCACCTCGGGGGGAAGTTCCCCGGGGTGACTCGACATGGTTCGTCTGGTTGAGGTGGTTCTCGAACCAGGGAAACGGGCCTGCCCACCCCTTGCAACGCCAGCCGCTGGGCCAGCCACCTGAGGTGCGCGGCCCACCCCGGCTACGCCGGGGTGGGAGTGCCGGGGGATTTACACCAAGCCTTGGGACGCCAGCGCCGCAATGACGGCCTGGCGCAGCTGCTCGATGCCGTCCAGCTGCTGGGGCTGAGCCTGCCAGTGGTCCCAGAACTGGCGCCAGCGCTCCGCGCTGAATGGCGCCTGGGCTGCAGGCGATGGCGGGGATGCAGAGGCGGCGGTGGCGGTCATGGCAGCTGGGCAGTCCTCTGCTGTTGCCGCCTCGGCAATAGCAGGTGACCTGCATGGGGCCGGGCCCCACCTCTCCCTGTCATGGGCCTCACCCTGATCGAGGCGGCCAAGTACGAAACCCGCCTGGAGCACCTCGCTGTGCTCAAGACCTTTGCGGAGGGTGAACTGCTGGCACGGCTGCCTTTTCTGAACATCAACGGCAGCGGTCTTTTTTATGCCGCCGAGCAGGAGCTGCCCTCGGTGGGGTTCCGGGCGGTGAACGAGGGCTACAGCCAGAGCTACGGCGTGATCGACCAGCGGGCTGAGGCGGTGCACCTCTTT
Coding sequences within it:
- the ltrA gene encoding group II intron reverse transcriptase/maturase, with the protein product MTTDKPLPITKVMVWKAYQQVKRNGQAAGVDGQSLDDFNKDLENNLYKLWNRMASGSYLPPPVRRVEIPKSGGGVRPLGIPTVADRIAQMVVKQVLEPELELIFDQDSYGYRPGKSAHQAVEVCRQRCWRSNWVLDLDIKGFFDAIDHDLLMRAIKAHTSERWVVLYLQRWLQAPVLLPDGTLHPRDRGTPQGGVISPLLANLFLHYAFDVWMRRSHPAIAFERYADDVICHCHSEKEARRLLEALQDRFASCGLQLHPQKTQVVYCRDSNRRAPLADVTFTFLGFAFRPRVSRNSRGVIYTGFLPAVSPQALQRMRERIRSIGLPSLVYLSLEEIAKVLNPVIRGWIQYYGRFYRTELIRKLYRYLDDRIAAWLRQKYKRLRGRRLQSWRVLARIRSGHRDLFAHWRRVSEVACG